The Paraburkholderia caffeinilytica genome segment CGCAAGATTTACCGCTCGACGCGATCGCAGCAGCCAAAGTCATCCACCTGTCCGGCATCAGTCTCGCGATCAGCGTGAGCGCCTGCGATGCGGCATTGGCGGCGATCGGGCATGCGCGAGCGAACGGCGTGCGCGTGAGCTTCGACACCAATCTGCGCTTGAAGCTCTGGCCGCTGGCAAGAGCGCGCGCGGTGATGCTCGAAGCCATCCGTCAAACCGACATCTGTCTGCCGAGCTGGGACGACGTCACTGAACTCACCGGCCTGACGGGCCGCGACGAGATCGTCGATTTCCTGCTGTCGCACGGTCCGCGTGTCGTGGCGCTCAAGCTCGGCAAGGAAGGCTCGTACATCGCCACGCCGGACGAGCGGCGCGTCGTGCCGGGCCACGTCGTCAACGCGGTCGATGCGACCGGCGCCGGGGATTGCTTCGGCGGCGCGTTCATCGCGCGGATCGTCGCGGGTGACGATCCGTTTCAAGCGGCGCGGTATGCGAACGTTGCCGCGGCACTGTCCACGCAAGGTTACGGCGCAGTTGCGCCGATCCCTTCGCGGGCGACGGTCGAACACATCCTGCCAGGCTGACGGCAACGCGCTGCAAGGCGCACCCCGCAGCCCGCCAGGGCAAGATTATCCTGAGAGACTAAAGAGGAGCGGGCGATGCAACGAGACGTAGTGGTGGTAGGCGGCGTACGTACGGCGATCGGCGGTTTTGGCGGCAGCCTGAAGGATTTTCCGCCGACGGATCTGGGCGCGCGTGTCGTGCGTGAAGCGCTGGCGCGCGCAAATGTGTCGGGCGACGAAGTGGGCCATGTGGTGTTCGGCAACGTCGTGCATACCGAACCGAAAGACATGTATCTGGCCCGCGTGGCCGCGATCAACGGCGGCGTCGCGCAACATGCGCCTGCGTTGACCGTCAACCGTCTGTGCGGCTCGGGCTTGCAGGCCATCGTCTCGGCCGCGCAAAGCGTGCTGCTCGGCGATGCCGACATCGCGATCGGCGGCGGTGCGGAAAACATGAGCCGCGCGCCGTATTCCATGCCGGCCGCGCGCTTCGGTCAGCGCATGGGCGACGCGCGCCTCGTCGACATGATGGTCGGCGCGCTGAACGACCCGTTCCAGTCGATCCATATGGGCGTGACCGCCGAGAACGTCGCCCGCAAATACGAAATTTCGCGCGAAACGCAGGACGCGCTCGCGCTCGAATCGCATCGCCGTGCGGCCAATGCGATCACGAACGGCTACTTCAAGGACCAGATCCTGCCGATCACCATTCCGTCGAAGAAAGGCGACGTCGTGTTCGATACGGATGAGCACACGCGGATGAACGCGACGGCCGAAGACTTCTCCAAGTTGAAGCCGGTGTTCGCGAAGGAGAACGGCACGGTGACGGCCGGCAACGCGTCGGGCATCAACGACGCCGCCGCGGCGGTCGTGCTGATGGAGCGCGGTGTCGCTGAAAAGCGTGGCATCAAGCCGCTGGCGCGGCTGGTTTCGTACGCGCATGCGGGTGTCGATCCGGCCTACATGGGTATCGGTCCGGTGCCGGCAACGCGCAAGGCACTCGAGCGCGCCGGCCTGACGGTCGCCGATCTGGATGTGATCGAAGCGAACGAAGCGTTTGCCGCTCAGGCGTGCGCGGTGAGCAAGGAGCTCGGCCTCGATCCGGCCAAGGTCAATCCGAACGGCTCGGGTATTTCGCTCGGCCACCCCATCGGCGCAACCGGCGCCCTGATCACCGTCAAGGCGTTGTATGAGTTGCAGCGGGTTGGCGGCCGCTACGCGCTGGTGACGATGTGTATCGGCGGCGGGCAGGGCATCGCGGCGATCTTCGAGCGGATCTGAGTTCGGCGCTGAGGCCGAGGCTGAGGCGGGGCGACGCAAGGGGGCTTTTCCCCGCCGAACGAGGCCCTTGGGCATGCGGTTGGCAAACTGGTATCGAGCAGTAACAGGCAACAAGGAAAGAGCGGATGCAGGAATCGAATGCGATGAAGGGTGCGACGCGTCGGCGCGGTCGGGCGGTCCTCGAATCCCCCAAGGGGATTTTTTCTGGGGCGGGGGACTTCCTCCGGAGCGTAGTGAGCGTGGCCGCATTGCTGTGCGCCGGCGCCGGGGCGCTGCTGCCCGTGCAGGCATGGGCGCAAAGCGACGCGGTGAAGGAGCTGGCGGCGCCCCCGCCGATTCAATTGCCGCTCAAGCCGAGCCCCGAATTCGCGAAGTTTCCGCGCTATGCCGGCATGCTGGGCTCGCGTCAGATCGTGCTGCGACTCGGCGCGAAAACCGACGACCCGGCCGGCGTGCACGGCGAATACCAGTACGCCGATACCGGTGAGGTGATCCTGATTGCGGGTGACCGCGACGGCGACACGCTCGAAGTCGAGGAGTCGAACGACGGCACGCATATCACCGGCAACTGGGTGGGCAAGTTTGCCGCTGACGGTTCGGTGGCGGGCGACCGGATGAACGTCGACGATTCCGACCCGCAGCCGTTCGATCTGAAGCCACTGGCGGCGGGACAGGCTGTGCCGGCGGCCTCTGCGGGTGCCGGTGCAGGCGCGGCGGCCAGCAAGCCGGCGGTCGCCCCGCAGTCGTCCGCCGGCGGGGCAGCAGCGCCGGCCTCGGCGACAAGCAGTGGTCAAGCGGTTGGCGGCGTGAGCAACCTGCAAATCGGCGAGTAACGTCTATCTACACCATGACTCAATCCAAACTCAAACGCAGCCTGCAAACCCGCGTCGTGCGTCACGAAGACCAGCTCACGCCGGGCTTCGAGTCGTTCTCGACGCCGGTTACGCGCGCTTCGACCGTCGTGTTCCCCGATCTGGCGACGATGCGCGCGCTCGACTGGAAAAACGACGCGCAATGGCGCTACGGCCTGCACGCCACGCCGACTTCGCTCGCGTTGGCGCAGCGGCTTGCCACCATCGAAGGTGGCAACCATGCGTTGTTGCAGCCGTCGGGGTTGTCGTCGATTTCGAACGTGTACTTCGGCCTCGTGAAGGCCGGCGACGACGTGCTGATTCCCGATAACGTCTACTCGCCGAACCGCGATCACGGCGACTGGCTGGCACGCGATTTCGACATCACCGCGCGCTACTACGATCCGATGATCGGCGCGGGTATCGCGGATCTGATCCAGCCGAATACGCGTTTGATCTGGCTCGAAGCCCCCGGTTCGGTCACGATGGAAGTGCCCGATATACCCGCTATCACGGCGGTGGCGCGCGCGCGAAACGTCGTCACGGCGATCGACAACACCTGGTCGGCCGGGCTCGGTTTCCGGCCATTCGACCACGGTGTCGATATCTCCGTGCAGGCATTGACCAAGTACCAGTCTGGCGGTGGCGATGTGCTGATGGGCGCGACGATTACCGTCGATCGCGAGTTGCATGTGAAGCTGAAGGCGGCGCGCATGCGCATGGGTATCGGCGTATCGTCGGACGACTGTTCGCTGATCCTGCGCAGTCTGCCGACCATGCGGCTGCGCTTCGAACAACATGACCGCGCGGCGCTCAGCCTTGCCACATGGCTGAAGACGCGTCCGGAAATTGCCGCGGTCCTGCACCCGGCGTTGCCCGACTGTCCAGGGCATGAGTTTTTCAAGCGCGACTTTACCGGCGCGGGTGGGCTGTTCTCCGTCGTGTTCGACGCACGTTACAGCGCCGCGCAAATCGATACGTTCTGCGAGTCGCTCGAGCTGTTTTCGCTGGGCTGGAGCTGGGGCGGAGCGCATAGCCTCGCGATGCCGTACGACGTCGCCTCGATGCGCACGGAAGGTCAATGGCCGTATCGCGGTACGTTGGTGCGGTTCTATATCGGTCTGGAAGAAGAAGCCGATCTGCGCGCGGATATCGAGCAGTGTCTGGAAGCGCTGGGTTAAGCGCCTGAGCTGGATTGCCGAAGGTCTGGAAAGCCCATCGTGACGAGTTCACGATGGGCTTTTTGTTTTGTCAATATAGCCAGTAAGCCTAACCATTCGGCTGAATGGTCGACGCCGGATCTCGACGCTACGATGGTGCGCATCATGACTAACGATCAACGCACAATGGTGAGCTTCGATGAATCTGTTTTTCTGGACATTGCTGAATCTTGGCGTGCCGATTGCCGGCCCGATCTTTACGCTAGCGCTCGTCGCACCCACGCACGGCTGGCGCGTCGCGAAGACGTTGATCGCCGCATCGGTGAAAGACGGCCAACTGCTCTGGTGTGCGATCGGGCTGTGTGCGGCTGCGGTCTATGAGGCAGTGACCGCGCTGGAGCGGGGAAGTGGCGTGGTAGCGACCCTGGAGTCTGCCATTGTTGGATTCTGCATGCTGGCGTTTTCCTGTTCCATTGTCGTGATGTCGGCCCTTGTCAATACCCATCGCGAGCGGGCGGCCCCCATCGCCAGCAATGGGCAGACACCGTTCGTTGCAGGTTCATTGTCGCCCGTGGCAATCGGCGCTTCGATTTTTACAACATCCGTCGCTGCAGTTCTATTTGCAATCCTACACGTGTGCTTGATTTAGTTTTTTTAGATAGCACAGCAATTATACTGACTAGCTTAAGGAGGCGCTCATGAACAAACTATTTACGTTTCTGGAATCTGACGAAAATTTCGCTCGCGTTGTGAAGTGGTCGAACGTCGTGACAGGCGCCGTTGCGGTCTACATGTCCGTGGTGTTCCTGATAACCTTTCTGAACAAATAGCGCTCATGTTTGCGCTGGCCGCCATTGCGTCGGCCAGCGCAGGTTGAACTTCAGAACAATCGCAGCAACCCATCCAGCCCAACGTGGTTGAACGCCACGCTGGCTGCTTCGCGCACTACCGGCTTCGCGCGGAATGCTACGGAGAGTCCCGCCGCGGCCATCATTTTCAAATCGTTCGAACCATCGCCCATGGCAATCGCGCGGGTCGGCTCGATACCCAGGTGGGCGCAGGTCTCGCGCAACGTGCGGGCTTTCACGTCGGCGTTGACGATCTCGCCAACTACGTTGCCGGTCAACTTTCCATCCACGATTTCGAGCGTGTTCGCGCGCGTGAAATCGAGGCCAAGCCGGGCTTTCAGTTTTTCAGTGAAGAACGTGAATCCGCCGGATACAAGCAGTGTTTTCAATCCCGCCGCTTGCGCGGCGGCCAGCATTCGTTCGGCGCCCGGCGAGAGTTGCAGCCGCTCTTCATAAACGCGTTCAAGCGCGCTGGCGTCGAGTCCCTTGAGCAGTGCCACGCGGCGCGTCAGACTCTCGTTGAAGTCCTTGATTTCGCCGCGCATCGACGCTTCGGTGATTGCGGCGACTTCTGCTTTCAGCCCGCAGAAGTCGGCGATTTCATCGATGCACTCGATCGTGATCAGCGTCGAATCCATGTCCATCGCGACGAGGCCGAAGTCACGCAACTGGCGGCCGGGTTCGACAAACGCGTAGTCCAGTTCATGCGTGCCGCAATAGACCTCGAGGTCGGCGCGCTGCGCAATGTTCGCGTCGGCGATGCGAATCGCGTTCGCGTCGATGATAGCGGCGTGCGAACCGCGCGCGAGCGCGACGAGCGTTTTGTGGTGGTCGGCGGAGAGGGGCGCGGTGCTTTGGATGACGAGGTTCATGGACGACGCATTGACGCGGAAAAGGACGGGCGCACGACGCGCGCGGAAAATTCCATCATTGTAACGGTTCGGCGCCACGCGTCCTGAAGAGGGGCAAACGGCAAACGGCCCCCGCCCACGAATCCAACATGCTTCCCCACGCGTAATCCGCTCGGCAATCCACCGTGCAACCATCGAGCGCCCGCGTCATACTGGCGCTTCGAACGACGCCCCGCAGCCACGGAGTCCGTCGAGTCCGCCGCGCCCATGCTGTGGGCGGCACACCGGACACGGCATGCATTGGCACATGCGACGGGGCGCACCACCACGGAGACAAGCAATGACCCCCGCGACCGCCAGCGACGCGTCCATCCTTGCGCGCGACTTCGATCTGCGCCAGCTGAGCCCCGCGTTCCATGCCGATCCGTACCCGGTCTACCACGCGCTGCGCGCTCATGAACCGGTCAAACGCATGCCGGACGGCTCGCTGTTCCTGACGCGTTTTCGCGATGTGCAGGCGGTCTACCGCGACCCGAAGACCTTCAGTTCCGACAAAACCGTCGAATTCAAGCCGAAGTACGGCGACTCGCCGCTCTACAGCCATCACACCACCAGTCTGGTTTTCAACGACCCGCCGCGTCACACGCGGGTGCGCAAGCTGATCGCCGGCGCGCTGACGGCGCGAGCGATCGCGGCCATGGAGCCTGGCTTGATCCGCCTCGTCGATGGCTTGCTCGATGCCGCCGCCGCGCGTGGCCGCATCGATCTGATCGATGCGTTTGCGTCGGCGATCCCAGTCGAGATCATCGGCAATTTGCTGGACGTGCCGCACGCTGAGCGCGCGCCTTTGCGCGACTGGTCGTTGGCGATACTCGGCGCGCTGGAGCCGTCGCTGAGCGCCGCGCAACTCGAACGGGGCAACCGAGCGGTCAGTGAATTCGCCGACTATTTGCGCGATCTGGTGGCGCGGCGCCGGCGCGATCCCGGCGATCCGCAGCACGATGTGCTGACGCGCCTGATCCAAGGCGAGCTGGGAGAGCTGAGCGGCGAGCAGTTGTCGGAAACGGAGCTGCTGCAAAACTGCATCTTCATCCTGAACGCCGGGCATGAGACCACCACGAATCTGATCGGCAACGGCCTCGTTACGCTCGCTGCCTGGCCGGAGCAGCGCGCCGCGTTACTGCGCGAACCGTCGCTGATCGAATCGGCGGTCGAAGAGTGTTTGCGGTTCGAGAGTTCGAATCAGCTGGGCAACCGGATGGCAACCGTCGACACGCAGATCGGCGGCGTCGCGATGGCACGCGGTACGCCCGTCACGCTGTGCATCGGCGCGGCCAATCGCGACCCGGAGCAGTTCGCGGAACCGGACCGTTTCGATATCCGCCGCGATCCGAACCGGCATCTGGCGTTCGGCTTCGGCATTCACCAGTGCGCGGGGTTGTCGCTCGCGCGACTCGAGGCGCGCATCGCCATAGGGCGCTTCGTGCAGCGCTTTCCGGCGTACCGGCTCGACGGCGAACCAACGCGCGGCGGACGGGTGCGATTTCGCGGCTTTGCAGAAGTCCCGGTCGAGGTCGAGCCGGCTCATTCCGGTTCAGCGTCCCAATAAGGCGGATCGCCGAAATGCGCGCCGAGGAACTCGATGAAGGCGAGCGTCTTCGGCGGCACGAACGCACGGCTCGGATAGACCGCCCAGATCGCCACCTGCTCCGCGAGCGGGTAGGTGTCGAGCACGCTCACGAGCTCGCCGCTGCGCAGATACGGCGCTACGTCCCAGGTCGACTTGAGCGCGATGCCGAAACCGGCCAGCAAGGCGTCGCGGATGACTTCGCCGTTGTCGACGACGAGGCGTCCGCTCACGCGCACCGTGAGTGGTCCGGCCGGCGTCACGAATGCCCAGTCGCGCTGGTCTGACAGGATGATGCACTCGTGCTGGGCGAGGTCCGAAGGATGGTGCGGCGTGCCACGCGTGGCGAGATACGCGGGCGCCGCGCACAGCACGCGACGGTTCACGGCCAGGCGCCGCGCCACCAGCGACGAATCCTTGAGCACGCCGACGCGGATCGCCACGTCGATACCCGCGTCGACCAGATCGACCATCTGATCCGTCAGCCGCAAATCGACGCTCACGCCGGGATAGCGCCGCAGAAATTCGCTGATTACGGGTGACACGTGCTGACGCCCGAACGACGACGGCATCGACACCCGCAAGCGTCCCTGCGGCTCGGCCTGCGCGCGGCCTACCGAGGCGCGTGCGGCATCGGCCGCGTCGAGCAGCGCCCGGGCACGTGCCATGAACACCTCGCCGTCCTGCGTGAGACTGATGCGGCGGGTGGTCCGATGCAGCAGACGCGCGCCGAGGAGCCTTTCCAGCTGTGCGATGCGCGAACTCGCCACCGCCGCCGACAGGCCGAATTCGCGCCCGGCCGCCGATACATTCGCGAGCAGGGCGGCCCGCACGAACAGGGCGACGTCGAGCAGATCGAGTCGTTCCCGGTCGCCGGACGAGGGTTTCAAAGCAGGTTCCACAGAATCGGCAGGATGGCTCATTCTTCTGAAATTCAAAAAGATGTTTCAGCCATTATGATGGTTTTTTGAGAATAAGAACCCCCTTAGGATGACGTCAATGCGGTCGATATCCCCTCACGGCGCCAAGCGCCGCCGGTACCGATCGCCGGTTTCCCCAACCTCATCCGAAAGAACAGGAGCTGTGATGAAAGCCGTAGGTCTCTATCGTTACTTGCCGATCGATCATGCCGAGTCCCTGGTCGACGTCGACATTCCCAAACCCGAAGCCACCGGCCGCGATCTGCTGGTGAAGGTCGAAGCCATCTCCGTCAATCCGGTCGACACCAAGGTGCGCGCCCCGAAAGACACGGTCGAGAAAGCGCCGCGGGTGCTCGGCTGGGACGCCGCCGGCACGGTGGTGGCGGTCGGCCCGGACGTCACGCTGTTCAAGGTCGGCGACCCGGTTTTCTATGCGGGCAGCATCAACCGACCGGGTGCGAATAGCGAGTTCCATCTGGTCGACGAGCGCATTGCCGGACGCAAGCCGGCGTCGCTCGATTTCACGCACGCGGCCGCCTTGCCGCTGACCGCGATCACCGCCTGGGAGGCGCTCTTCGACCGCCTCGGCGTGTCGCCGCAAGGCGCGGATGAAGGCCGCACGGTACTGATCGTCGGCGGGGCGGGCGGGGTCGGTTCGATCGGCATTCAGCTGGCCAAACGGCTCGCGAAACTCAAAGTGATCGCGACCGCCTCGCGCCCGGAGTCGGCGAAGTGGGCGACGGAGCTGGGCGCGGATCACATCGTCGATCACTTTGGCGATATGCCCGCGCAGTTGAAAAAGCTTGGCATCGACCAGGTCGATTACGTGCTGATCTTCAACGAAACCGACAGGAATTTCCCGGCAGCCGCCGAAGTGATCAAGCCGCAGGGCGCCATCTGCACGATCGTCGAGAACAGCGAGCCGCTGCCCGTCGAACTGTTGAAGGCGAAAAGCGCCGCGTTCCACTGGGAGTTCATGTTCACGCGTTCGATGTTCGGCACGCCCGACATGATCGAACAGCACAAGCTGCTGACCGAGGTGGCGCGTCTGGTCGATGCGGGCACGTTGCGCACGACGGTCGACCAGGATCTCGGCACGATCAACGCCGACAATCTGCGCCGTGCGCATCGACTGCTCGAACAGGGGCGCGCGATCGGCAAGCTGGTGCTGACCGGATTCTAACGGCGCGAAGTTTGGCGTTCCTGTCACGTCGCACGCGCAGAAAGCGCCTCGACGCAAGCGGGTTAACACCCGATTCGTATGAGGCGCGCGCAGCACCGCTTGGCGGTAGACTGGTGGGGCATCATGCTAAATCAGTTGCGCGTCTCGCGGCTCGTCTGGCCGGGCTTCAGCCTGGTGTTATTCAGGCATTGACCAGGCGTTGAGCAGGCGTCGACCGGGAGTCGACCCGGCTCCGGTCAGGCGGTGCATTGGCAGTAGCGCCTGAGCGGACGCGCAGCGGCACAACAACGAGGTGACAGTATGAGCTCCAGCTTCAAACTCTCCGCCGTTTCAGTTGTCGCTTCTCTCGCGTGCGCGCTCGCGCCCGCCATGCTCGTGACGGCGGCACACGCGGCCACGCCGATCACGGTGACGTCGCAATCCGCCCTCGACGGTCCGATCCGTTACACGGTTCGCGTCACGTCGAAACAGTTTGGCAATTCACAGGAAACGCGCACGATCCGCTCCGGCGAATCGGACGACTTCACGTGGAAGACGGTGCCGCCAGGCGGTCCCGTGCCCGCTGCGGACAGCTGCCCGAATTACTCGTCGCTGCCCATCGACACCAACGGCGCGATGATTCGCCAGACGCAGATCCGCTTTGCACCGGTCGTCGCCGGCGACGGCACCGCGTCAGTGCAATTGAGCTTCCAGGCGCAGACGCCGCATGGCGTCAAGACGGTGACGGCCGGCGGCAAAACGCTCAAATGTCCGAACAGCGTGGCCGTCAGCCAGATTCTGCGTTTTACGATGCCGACCAACGGCACCACGAAAACGCTGACGCTCAGTGACGGCACCGAAGTGGCGGTCACCGCGAAACGGTGAGGCTCGCGCGCGAAAGTCGACCGCGAATTTGAGCGTGAGGTTGACTGCAGAGTCGACCGCGAAATTGAGCGATAAGCGTCACGTGACGTCGCGGCGGCGGCGCGGCTATTGGCCGGCGGCAACCAGCCAGTTTCGCGCATGTTTGCCGCACGCCCATCGTGCCGGTGGAGCGGGGCGGCGCGCGACGCTGCGAATGCATCGCGCTGCATAATCGGATTGCTCGATCAGCGGCGCGCCGCGACCCGCTCCACCAGACGCGCCGACAGAAACCGGTGTTCCGCTGAGAAGAGCCGCCGATACGTGAGCAGCACCGCGCCCACCGTCCCCAAGGCCGACGCCGCCGCGATCAGGAACATGATCACGATCTGATAGCGCACCGCCTGCAACGGCGACTGACCGGCCAGCACCTGCCCGGTCATCATGCCGGGCAAACTCACTACGCCGACTACGGCCATCTGATTCAAGGTGGGCATCATGCCCGCACGCACCGCCTGGCGCGCCGGCGCCTGTGCCGCTTCCCAACGGGTCGCGCCGAGCGCGAGCGCCATATCCACGCGGTCGCGCCGCGCGGTCAGTTCCTCGGTCATCCGTTCGATGCCGAGCGACACGCCGGTCAGCGTATTGCCCAGGATCATGCCGAGAATCGGAATGGCGTACTGCGGCTCGTACCAGGGATGAATGCGGATCACGACGAAGAGTCCGACTGCAGCCACCAGCCAGGAACTGACCCAGATCGACAGCACACTGTCCGCACGCTGCCCGGCGTACGTCCGGCTGCCGCGCTGCGCACCCGCGAAGCCGGCAATCAGGGTCATCACGATCATCAACGGCAGCACCACGAACCAGTGGTCATAGCGAAACACCCAGCCGAGCACGTAGCCGATCGCCAGCAATTGCACGATGGTGCGTACCGCCGCCCACACGAGGTTGCGTTCGAGATCGAGCTTGAGCGCCACCGACACCACGCCGTTCACCACGATCAGCAACGCGGCGATCGCGACGTCCCAGAGACTCAGGTTCTGCAATGTCATGGGTCGAGCTCCTCCTGATGCGTGAGCGTCACTGGGGATTCGTCGAGTACGCCGGCGCGCATCGTGAGGTGCCGCGCGCTCATGCGCGCCGCTTGTGCCGGATCGTGCGACACCCACATCGACGCATGCCGGCCGGGATCGGCCGCGAACCATGCGTGCACCAGCGCCTCGATCGCGCGTGACGATTCCGGGTCGAGCGAAGCGGTCGGTTCATCCAGCAGCAGCACTTCGGGCGCGAGTTGCAGAACGCGAATCAGCGCCGTGATCTGCGCTTCTCCGCCGGACAACTCGCTCGCGCGCTTGTCGAGAAAATCGCCACCGCGGCCGGCCTGGGCGGCGAGGTTCGCCGCGCGTGCGCGATCGAAGCGCACGTCGCGATAGGCCCGTAATTCGAACGGATAGCGCAGATTGTCTTCGACGTTGCCGTCGAGCAGCGCGGGCCGCTGCCGGATATAGGCGACGTTGCGCCGGTAACGTGGAATCGCGGCACGCTCGACCGCCGCGCCGTGCCACATGATGCGTCCGGCATCGAGCGGATCGAGCAGGGCGAGGGCGCGCAGAAATACGCTCTTGCCCGAGCCCGACGGCCCGGTGACCGCGACCCGGTCGCCGGCGCGCAGGGCGAAGGTCGTTGGCTGCAGCAGCGTTTGCCCGCGCAAGGCATCGCGCCGGGCGATGCCGTCGGCGAAGACGAAGGGGACATCGGTCATGAATGGATCGTGGTGGATTTTTGCGTGGATTCGGCGGCTGCCATGACATTCCCTTACGTTTTCGTGGAAGGGAAACCTGTGCCCGAACGGTGCGGCATGATAAAACGACCCCTATTAAACAATATTACCAGGCACGATACGTGCTGTTCTCTATGCACAACGAAGAACAAAGGCGGAGCTTCTCAATGGCAGTGTCGAGCACGATTGGAAGACGGATAGGAAAAATCATCGCATGGCTGGTGGCGATCATCGTCATTCTGATTGTCGCGCTGGCAATTTTTATTCTGACCTTTGACTGGAACCGGGCTCGCCCCTACATCGACGACAAGGTTACGCAGGCGATCGGCCGGCCGTTCGCCATCAACGGCGATCTGAAAGTCGGGTGGCGGCATCCGGTTGGCGAGACCGGCTGGCGTGGCTGGGTGCCCTGGCCGCGTTTTTCGGCGGCCAATATCACGGTAGGCAATCCCGCTTGGGCCAAACAGCCCCACTTCGCGACGCTCGACGAAATCGACTTCCAGGTCAAGGTGTTGCCGCTGCTCGCGCACGACATCGTGATTCCCGCGATCAATCTCGTGAATCCGTCGGTCGACCTCGAGCGACTGCTCGACGGGCGCGACAACTGGACCTTCAAACTGGCGTCTTCCGGCGGGCCTTCCGAATGGAAGCTCGATCTGCACGACATCGCGTTTGCCAAAGGCAATATCGCCCTGTCCGATCAGCAGAAGAAGGTCGAGATGCAGATGGCCATCGATACGCTCGGCCAGCCGATTCCAATCGGCGAGGCGATGAAGCAGCAGGAGGCGGCGTCGCGC includes the following:
- a CDS encoding ABC transporter permease, with the protein product MTLQNLSLWDVAIAALLIVVNGVVSVALKLDLERNLVWAAVRTIVQLLAIGYVLGWVFRYDHWFVVLPLMIVMTLIAGFAGAQRGSRTYAGQRADSVLSIWVSSWLVAAVGLFVVIRIHPWYEPQYAIPILGMILGNTLTGVSLGIERMTEELTARRDRVDMALALGATRWEAAQAPARQAVRAGMMPTLNQMAVVGVVSLPGMMTGQVLAGQSPLQAVRYQIVIMFLIAAASALGTVGAVLLTYRRLFSAEHRFLSARLVERVAARR
- a CDS encoding ABC transporter ATP-binding protein, producing MTDVPFVFADGIARRDALRGQTLLQPTTFALRAGDRVAVTGPSGSGKSVFLRALALLDPLDAGRIMWHGAAVERAAIPRYRRNVAYIRQRPALLDGNVEDNLRYPFELRAYRDVRFDRARAANLAAQAGRGGDFLDKRASELSGGEAQITALIRVLQLAPEVLLLDEPTASLDPESSRAIEALVHAWFAADPGRHASMWVSHDPAQAARMSARHLTMRAGVLDESPVTLTHQEELDP